One window of Aerococcus tenax genomic DNA carries:
- a CDS encoding KH domain-containing protein: protein MPDIENLLMTIIQPLVSYPEDIQLEVSDGDEFLEYHLMVHPDDVGRVIGKRGRVANAIRTILYSVRVKGHRRVRLTIDRIDEDQ from the coding sequence ATGCCGGACATTGAAAATTTACTAATGACTATTATTCAACCTTTAGTGTCTTATCCTGAAGACATTCAACTCGAAGTGAGTGATGGGGATGAATTCTTAGAATACCATTTAATGGTGCATCCCGATGATGTTGGACGTGTCATTGGTAAGCGCGGACGCGTAGCGAATGCTATTCGCACAATATTATATAGTGTACGCGTAAAAGGTCATCGTCGGGTTCGATTAACGATCGA